From Rhodanobacteraceae bacterium, the proteins below share one genomic window:
- a CDS encoding L-alanine-DL-glutamate epimerase: MLRQLNIRHCSLPLRAPFRISRGVKHAADVVTVELAQGDCSGRGESVPYPRYGESIASVLDEIEALRKDLCAGMGRDELQARMHPGAARNAVDAAMWDLEAKLTGVPVWTQLARPPRTPLVSALTVSLDTPDAMEHAAAKITDAKLIKIKVDADDPAARIGAVRRAAPAARLIVDPNESWTIDILAETMPTLERAGVNLIEQPLPAAADSELLGFASRIPICADEACHTSADLPRLLERYQAINIKLDKTGGLTEAWRLLRAARAQGFRIMIGCMVGSSLGIAPALEIAREAEFIDLDGPLWLAQDHADGVKLEHGLLSPPAPGFWGE; encoded by the coding sequence ATGCTGCGGCAACTGAATATCCGCCACTGCAGCCTGCCGCTGCGCGCGCCGTTTCGAATCTCGCGCGGCGTCAAGCACGCCGCGGACGTGGTGACGGTCGAGCTCGCGCAGGGCGACTGCAGCGGACGCGGCGAATCGGTGCCCTATCCGCGCTACGGCGAATCCATCGCGTCGGTGCTCGATGAAATCGAAGCGCTGCGCAAGGATTTGTGCGCGGGCATGGGCCGCGACGAATTGCAGGCGCGCATGCATCCCGGCGCGGCGCGCAACGCGGTCGATGCCGCGATGTGGGACTTGGAAGCGAAACTCACCGGCGTGCCCGTGTGGACGCAGTTGGCGCGGCCGCCCCGCACGCCGCTGGTGTCGGCGCTCACCGTCAGTCTCGACACGCCGGACGCGATGGAACACGCGGCAGCGAAAATCACCGATGCGAAGCTCATCAAGATCAAGGTCGACGCCGACGATCCGGCGGCACGCATCGGGGCGGTGCGCCGCGCAGCGCCTGCGGCGCGCCTGATCGTCGATCCCAACGAAAGCTGGACTATCGACATCCTCGCCGAAACGATGCCGACGCTGGAACGCGCCGGCGTGAACCTGATCGAGCAGCCGCTGCCGGCCGCCGCCGATTCCGAGCTGCTGGGTTTCGCGAGCCGCATTCCGATCTGCGCCGACGAGGCCTGTCACACCAGCGCCGATCTGCCGCGCCTGCTGGAGCGCTACCAGGCGATCAACATCAAGCTCGACAAGACCGGCGGCCTCACCGAAGCGTGGCGCCTGCTGCGCGCCGCGCGCGCGCAGGGTTTCCGCATCATGATCGGCTGCATGGTGGGTTCATCGCTCGGCATCGCACCCGCATTGGAAATCGCGCGCGAAGCGGAGTTCATCGACCTTGATGGGCCGCTATGGCTGGCGCAGGATCATGCGGATGGCGTGAAGCTGGAACATGGTTTGTTGTCGCCGCCTGCGCCGGGATTCTGGGGCGAATGA
- a CDS encoding Diaminopimelate decarboxylase, with product MACLDGVVLPALARRVGTPCQVYSASAIRERIGALQTALQGLDALVCYAAKANSNVAILQLMAEAGLGADIVSGGELWRCLRAGIPAERIVFSGVGKTVEEITDALDAGVARFNVESADELHLLQRIASERSAIAYASARINPDVDALTHAKISTGKSENKFGVSIDEAREWFARSAALTHVRLDGLHVHIGSQMLSLDPIRAALQRVADFWRELSGAGHAIRNIDVGGGLGVRYRAGHDHPVPINDYAGAIRDALAGFEGRILLEPGRWLVAEAGVLLARVIRVKHGRQRNFLILDAAMNDLIRPSLYDAWHDIVPLVDETHPMQTYDVVGPVCETGDTFARDRTLPECRPGDLVMIQATGAYGASMASNYNSRPFAAEMLVDRGRYAVVRKRQSFEEMVAGEQSPRAWETT from the coding sequence ATGGCATGCCTCGACGGTGTCGTTCTGCCCGCTCTGGCACGGCGCGTGGGCACGCCGTGTCAGGTTTATTCCGCGAGCGCGATCCGCGAACGCATCGGCGCGCTGCAAACCGCGTTGCAAGGACTGGACGCGCTGGTCTGCTACGCGGCGAAAGCCAATTCGAATGTCGCCATCCTGCAGTTGATGGCCGAAGCCGGGCTCGGCGCCGACATCGTCTCGGGCGGCGAGCTGTGGCGTTGCCTGCGTGCCGGCATCCCGGCCGAACGCATCGTGTTTTCCGGCGTGGGCAAGACGGTCGAAGAGATCACGGATGCGCTCGACGCGGGCGTCGCGCGCTTCAACGTCGAGTCGGCGGACGAACTGCACCTGCTGCAGCGCATCGCGTCGGAACGCAGCGCGATCGCTTACGCATCCGCGCGCATCAACCCCGACGTCGACGCCCTCACCCACGCCAAGATTTCCACCGGCAAGTCGGAAAACAAGTTCGGCGTCAGTATCGACGAGGCACGCGAATGGTTTGCACGCAGCGCCGCGCTGACGCACGTGCGCCTGGACGGCCTGCACGTGCACATCGGCTCGCAGATGCTGAGCCTCGATCCGATCCGCGCGGCCTTGCAGCGCGTGGCTGATTTCTGGCGAGAACTCAGTGGCGCAGGCCACGCGATCCGCAACATCGACGTCGGCGGCGGCCTGGGCGTGCGCTATCGCGCGGGCCACGATCATCCCGTTCCGATCAATGACTATGCCGGCGCGATCCGCGATGCGCTGGCAGGTTTCGAGGGTCGCATCCTGCTGGAGCCCGGACGCTGGCTGGTCGCCGAAGCCGGCGTGCTGCTGGCGCGCGTGATCCGCGTCAAGCACGGCCGGCAACGCAACTTCCTGATCCTCGACGCCGCGATGAACGACCTGATCCGGCCCAGCCTGTACGACGCGTGGCACGACATCGTGCCGCTGGTGGATGAAACGCATCCGATGCAGACGTACGACGTCGTCGGCCCGGTCTGCGAAACCGGCGACACCTTCGCGCGTGACCGCACGCTGCCCGAATGCAGGCCCGGCGATCTGGTGATGATCCAGGCCACTGGTGCTTACGGCGCGTCGATGGCATCGAACTACAACTCACGGCCGTTTGCTGCCGAGATGTTGGTGGATCGCGGGCGTTACGCGGTGGTGCGCAAGCGGCAGAGCTTTGAAGAAATGGTCGCGGGCGAACAATCGCCGCGGGCATGGGAGACGACATGA
- a CDS encoding Protein often near L-alanine-DL-glutamate epimerase (cell wall recycling) — MSEQGEAAGRGHWGPPYLLYLGKAADELSIKTARGLAFWRPEWCVGQHRHPDCRYTLGLTDLGFAQARAAGADTMVIGNANAGGVMAPETVTDIIAALDAGLNVIAGLHQKLRDNSRIVAAAERNGRTLFDAREFTRKIPVGDGRKRAGKRVLTVGTDCSVGKMYTTLALERSMRQRGLTADFRATGQTGIFVAGGGIPIDSVIADFISGAAEWISPAREDGGWDLIEGQGSLFHPSYAGVSLGLLHGAQADALVLCHEAGRKHMRGLPDYPMPDLKLCLETNLTAARLTSPNVKAVGVALNTSNLDAGEALAECRRISGQLGLPCLDPVAMGVEAIVDNLLACCGN; from the coding sequence ATGTCCGAACAGGGCGAAGCAGCCGGCCGCGGCCACTGGGGACCGCCTTACCTGCTGTACCTCGGCAAGGCCGCCGACGAACTGTCCATCAAGACCGCGCGGGGACTGGCCTTCTGGCGCCCCGAATGGTGCGTGGGCCAGCATCGGCATCCCGACTGCCGCTACACGCTCGGACTGACCGATCTCGGCTTCGCGCAGGCCAGGGCCGCGGGCGCCGACACCATGGTCATCGGCAACGCCAACGCGGGCGGCGTGATGGCGCCGGAAACCGTCACCGACATCATCGCGGCGCTGGATGCGGGCCTCAACGTGATCGCCGGCCTGCACCAGAAGTTGCGCGACAACTCGCGCATCGTCGCGGCGGCGGAACGCAACGGCCGCACCTTGTTCGATGCGCGCGAGTTCACCCGCAAGATTCCGGTCGGCGACGGCCGCAAGCGCGCGGGCAAGCGCGTCCTCACCGTCGGCACCGACTGCTCGGTCGGCAAGATGTACACCACGCTCGCGCTGGAACGCAGCATGCGCCAACGCGGGCTGACGGCGGATTTCCGCGCCACCGGACAGACCGGCATCTTCGTCGCCGGCGGCGGCATTCCCATCGATTCGGTGATCGCCGATTTCATTTCCGGCGCCGCCGAGTGGATTTCGCCCGCGCGCGAAGACGGCGGCTGGGATTTGATCGAAGGCCAGGGCTCGCTGTTCCATCCCTCGTATGCGGGCGTGTCGCTGGGCTTGCTGCACGGCGCGCAAGCCGATGCGCTGGTGCTGTGCCACGAGGCCGGCCGCAAGCACATGCGCGGGCTGCCGGATTACCCGATGCCAGACCTCAAGCTGTGCCTTGAAACCAACCTCACCGCCGCGCGCCTCACCAGTCCGAACGTCAAGGCCGTCGGCGTCGCGCTCAATACGTCGAATCTCGACGCGGGCGAAGCGCTCGCCGAGTGCCGCAGGATCAGTGGCCAACTCGGCCTGCCCTGCCTCGACCCGGTGGCCATGGGCGTCGAAGCCATCGTCGACAACCTGCTTGCATGCTGCGGCAACTGA
- a CDS encoding TonB-dependent receptor encodes MNKRAMQIVPTLLAASVLLALAGTAAAQSTQADTNPQPPATSFDQAKQAATLSTVVVTGTRVLGRTLKDSLQPVDVVSGETLRQTGAFDFGTALSRAIPSLNFPMSPASDLEAFQRPFQLRSMPPDEVLVLVDGKRWHPGALVMTLANIGVGSQGYDLNTIPLSAVDHIEVLRDGASAQYGSDAIAGVVNVILKKGAQGGSVTATAGQYSAGDGRTWRGAGNFGVSLGDKGWMRFSLEDGNQDETNRAEPDVRPGLAQYGTLFHYGVVPFRDSNALINGQYDITPNVQFYAYGHFGRREGTPYDFYRYGLNTPYPKSPWLAISPFPDGFLPHERGVSTDSALVAGLRGQIDGWNWDVSANTGGNRVSYATENTTNFAMLADFGTSPTEFHDGILRAKQQTFDIDISKPLDVGWLSHPLNVAFGTQWLRQSYSVAPGDLGSYYISTTHTDAAGGAQGFAGWSPADAISVARHSLAEYVQLESNLTDAFDMSLSARHSNYSDFGSNTSYAVSGRYEFNKAFALRGTVSTGFRAPTLGQEHYFETSSTFFGAGNNLGLPEGIYLRGIVPSTMPLAALLGGEPLKPEKARNYTIGVVWTPSNAFTATLDLYQVTVDNRIALSSTIPLTTPEVQAYLASNGVTNPGYSGFNYFTNAGTVRSQGIDIVTTYRSDFGDAGTLNTTLSADYHKNKVTKVEPNPAILDSLGVNFQRLNRNAIKGLMADAAPRSKLILDERYDVGNWEVGGTLTRYGSVTDYSSTSYIYDQVYSPEWTLDLNVNYFMDKWTFTLGGDNVLNNYPDRTRADENTNGVFPYSQLSPFGFSGAYFYTRIAYRW; translated from the coding sequence ATGAACAAGCGTGCCATGCAAATCGTTCCGACCCTGCTGGCGGCCTCGGTGCTGCTGGCGCTGGCGGGCACGGCGGCGGCGCAATCCACGCAAGCGGACACGAATCCGCAGCCGCCCGCGACGTCCTTCGATCAGGCCAAGCAGGCCGCGACGCTCTCTACGGTGGTGGTGACAGGCACGCGCGTGCTCGGCCGCACATTGAAGGATTCGTTGCAGCCCGTCGACGTCGTCTCCGGCGAAACATTGCGGCAGACCGGTGCCTTCGATTTCGGCACCGCGCTGTCGCGCGCGATTCCGTCGCTGAACTTTCCGATGTCGCCCGCGTCGGATCTCGAAGCCTTCCAGCGTCCGTTCCAGTTGCGCAGCATGCCGCCCGATGAAGTGTTGGTGCTGGTGGACGGCAAGCGCTGGCATCCCGGTGCACTGGTGATGACGCTCGCCAACATCGGCGTCGGTTCGCAGGGCTACGACCTCAACACGATTCCGTTGTCCGCGGTCGACCACATCGAAGTGCTGCGCGACGGTGCGTCCGCGCAATACGGCTCCGACGCGATCGCGGGCGTGGTCAACGTGATCCTGAAGAAAGGCGCGCAGGGCGGCTCGGTCACGGCCACGGCCGGACAATATTCCGCGGGCGACGGCAGGACCTGGCGCGGCGCCGGCAACTTCGGCGTGTCGCTGGGCGACAAGGGTTGGATGCGCTTCAGCCTCGAAGACGGCAACCAGGATGAAACCAACCGCGCCGAACCGGACGTCCGTCCTGGCCTCGCGCAATACGGCACGCTGTTCCACTACGGCGTCGTGCCGTTCAGGGATTCCAACGCGCTGATCAACGGGCAATACGACATCACGCCCAACGTGCAGTTCTACGCCTACGGACACTTCGGACGGCGCGAAGGCACACCGTACGACTTCTACCGCTACGGCCTCAACACGCCGTATCCGAAAAGTCCGTGGCTGGCCATCAGCCCTTTCCCGGACGGATTCCTGCCGCACGAACGCGGCGTCTCGACCGACAGCGCGCTGGTCGCCGGATTGCGCGGACAGATCGACGGCTGGAACTGGGACGTCAGCGCCAACACCGGCGGCAACCGCGTTTCCTACGCGACGGAAAACACCACCAACTTCGCGATGCTGGCGGACTTCGGCACCAGCCCGACCGAGTTCCACGACGGCATCCTGCGCGCGAAGCAGCAGACCTTCGACATCGACATTTCCAAGCCGCTGGACGTGGGTTGGCTGTCGCATCCGCTGAACGTCGCGTTCGGCACGCAGTGGCTGCGGCAGAGCTACAGCGTGGCGCCGGGTGATCTCGGTTCCTACTACATCAGCACCACGCATACCGACGCCGCCGGCGGCGCACAGGGCTTCGCCGGCTGGTCGCCGGCCGACGCGATTTCGGTCGCGCGCCACAGCCTGGCCGAATACGTGCAACTGGAATCGAACCTCACCGACGCCTTCGACATGTCGTTGTCGGCGCGGCATTCCAACTATTCGGACTTCGGCAGCAACACTTCGTACGCGGTGTCGGGCCGCTACGAATTCAACAAGGCGTTCGCGTTGCGCGGCACGGTATCGACCGGTTTCCGCGCGCCGACGCTGGGTCAGGAACACTACTTCGAAACTTCGTCCACGTTCTTTGGCGCGGGCAACAACCTGGGTTTGCCGGAAGGCATCTACTTGCGCGGCATCGTGCCCTCGACCATGCCGCTGGCGGCGCTGCTGGGCGGCGAGCCGTTGAAGCCGGAGAAGGCCAGGAACTACACGATCGGCGTGGTGTGGACGCCCAGCAATGCGTTCACCGCCACGCTCGATCTCTACCAGGTCACCGTCGACAACCGCATCGCGCTGTCCAGCACCATTCCGCTGACGACGCCCGAAGTGCAGGCCTACCTGGCGAGCAACGGCGTCACAAATCCCGGATACAGCGGCTTCAACTACTTCACGAACGCCGGCACGGTGCGTTCGCAGGGCATCGACATCGTGACGACGTACCGTTCCGATTTCGGCGATGCTGGCACGCTCAACACGACCTTGAGCGCTGACTACCACAAGAACAAGGTCACCAAGGTCGAGCCGAATCCCGCGATCCTCGACTCGCTGGGCGTCAACTTCCAGCGCTTGAACCGCAACGCCATCAAGGGCCTGATGGCCGACGCCGCGCCGCGCAGCAAGCTGATCCTCGATGAGCGCTACGACGTCGGCAACTGGGAAGTCGGCGGCACGCTGACCCGCTACGGTTCGGTCACTGATTACAGCTCGACCAGCTACATCTACGACCAGGTGTATTCGCCCGAGTGGACGCTGGATCTCAACGTGAACTATTTCATGGACAAGTGGACCTTCACACTGGGCGGCGACAACGTGCTCAACAACTATCCCGATCGGACACGCGCGGACGAAAACACCAACGGCGTGTTCCCGTACTCGCAACTGTCGCCGTTCGGATTCAGCGGCGCGTACTTCTACACCAGGATCGCGTACCGCTGGTAG
- a CDS encoding Exoenzymes regulatory protein AepA precursor, with the protein MKSFRSLFPVAAMAFTAAAFAASAPVPGFPPPLQPADLVLRDATIATLDPLQPQAQALAIRDGRILAVGGNESISHYIGKQTKVLDLHGAFVTPGFIEGHGHLMQTGESLMQINVGKAQNWDGVVAMVKAAVAKAKPGEWIVGFGWLESKWNRVPQPNLDGLPLPAGLNAASPHNPVLLTTASYHGLYANALALKFAGITDKTPDPVGGTIVRDAQGHAIGMLKDTAADPVYAAYQKYLEHLPPAEQAARHEKELRLAVQNEISKGITSFVDQGEDFETIDWLKQQVAKGVADGSFPLRLYVYVGVTDVASLDKNLAKYKTIGYADNHFTVRGVGEDVSDGALGTRSAWFLKPYSDAPGITGKNVTPMDDLAQIARIAVRDGFQVAIHAIGDRANREVLDMYQKIFEEDPAAHALRFRIEHAQHLNPADIPRFAGMGVIASMQSIHTCSDAPMVVPRIGEQRAKEGAYVWKKLIDSGAIVLDGTDTPVEDTNPIPVFYCGVNRAYDHGRKTFFPAEAKTPVQELKSYTWNNAYAMFEEHELGSLTPGKLADIDVFSGDLLTMPANDILRTRVLYTIIGGKVVYTRPGASRWRKGDLFDAMPEFDHAE; encoded by the coding sequence ATGAAATCGTTCCGCAGTTTGTTTCCGGTGGCCGCGATGGCCTTCACCGCGGCCGCCTTCGCGGCGAGCGCGCCGGTTCCGGGTTTTCCGCCGCCGCTGCAACCGGCGGACCTCGTGTTGCGCGACGCGACCATCGCCACGCTCGATCCGCTGCAGCCGCAAGCGCAGGCGCTGGCGATCCGCGACGGCAGGATCCTTGCAGTCGGCGGCAATGAATCGATTTCGCATTACATCGGCAAGCAGACGAAAGTGCTCGACCTGCACGGCGCGTTCGTGACGCCCGGTTTCATCGAGGGCCACGGGCACTTGATGCAGACCGGCGAGTCGCTGATGCAGATCAACGTCGGCAAGGCGCAGAACTGGGACGGCGTGGTCGCGATGGTGAAGGCCGCGGTCGCCAAGGCCAAGCCGGGCGAATGGATCGTCGGATTCGGGTGGCTGGAGAGCAAATGGAACCGCGTGCCGCAGCCGAACCTGGATGGCCTGCCGCTGCCGGCGGGTTTGAATGCCGCGTCGCCGCACAATCCGGTGCTGCTGACGACGGCGAGTTATCACGGCCTGTACGCCAACGCGCTCGCGTTGAAGTTCGCCGGCATCACCGACAAGACGCCCGATCCCGTGGGCGGCACCATCGTACGCGACGCGCAGGGCCACGCGATCGGCATGCTGAAGGACACCGCGGCGGACCCTGTGTACGCCGCGTACCAGAAATACCTCGAGCACTTGCCACCCGCGGAGCAGGCGGCGCGCCACGAGAAGGAATTGAGGCTCGCGGTGCAGAACGAGATCAGCAAGGGCATCACCAGCTTCGTCGATCAGGGTGAAGACTTCGAAACGATCGACTGGCTGAAGCAGCAGGTTGCGAAAGGCGTGGCGGACGGGAGCTTCCCGCTGCGGTTGTACGTCTATGTTGGCGTCACGGACGTCGCCAGCCTCGACAAGAACCTCGCGAAGTACAAGACCATCGGTTACGCCGACAATCACTTCACCGTGCGCGGCGTGGGTGAGGATGTTTCCGACGGTGCGCTGGGCACGCGCAGCGCCTGGTTCCTGAAACCCTACAGTGACGCGCCGGGCATCACCGGCAAGAACGTCACGCCGATGGACGACCTCGCGCAGATCGCGCGCATCGCGGTGCGCGACGGCTTCCAGGTTGCGATCCACGCGATCGGCGACCGCGCCAACCGCGAAGTGCTGGACATGTACCAGAAAATCTTCGAGGAAGATCCGGCCGCTCATGCGTTGCGTTTCCGCATCGAGCACGCGCAGCACCTGAATCCCGCCGACATTCCGCGCTTCGCCGGGATGGGCGTGATCGCGTCGATGCAGTCGATCCATACCTGCTCGGATGCGCCGATGGTGGTTCCGCGGATCGGCGAGCAGCGTGCGAAGGAGGGCGCGTACGTATGGAAGAAGCTGATCGACAGCGGCGCGATCGTGCTGGACGGCACCGACACGCCGGTCGAGGACACCAACCCCATCCCGGTGTTCTATTGCGGCGTCAACCGCGCCTACGACCACGGCAGGAAGACCTTCTTCCCGGCCGAGGCCAAGACGCCGGTGCAGGAATTGAAGTCCTACACCTGGAACAACGCCTACGCGATGTTCGAGGAACACGAACTGGGTTCGCTGACGCCCGGCAAGCTGGCCGACATCGACGTGTTTTCGGGCGATCTGCTGACGATGCCGGCCAACGACATCCTGCGCACGCGCGTGCTCTACACCATCATCGGCGGCAAGGTCGTGTACACGCGTCCGGGCGCTTCGAGGTGGCGCAAGGGCGACCTGTTCGATGCGATGCCGGAATTCGATCACGCTGAGTAG
- a CDS encoding D-amino acid dehydrogenase — protein sequence MHAMVLGSGVIGVSSAWYLSRAGFEVTVVDREPAPALETSFANAGQISPGYAAPWAAPGVPLKALKWLFSREAPLVIKPGLDPRQYLWLLQMLRNCTARRYAINKARMLRLARYSTECLNELADELGLDYEDRKLGTLQLFRTQAQLDDAGNDIAVLEQHGVPYELLDRAGIVKVEPALAGVVDQFTGALRLPEGQTGDCALFTHLLAERAKSEGVVFRFMSTVEELAWSGDRITGARIDGKLERADKFVLALGSYTPRLLAPLGIKLPVYPLKGYSLTVPITNPAMAPRSTVLDETHKIAVTRFDDRLRAGGTAGVCGYDLSEPVRRRTMLENVVAGLYPQGGDLKQGEFWAGLRPATPDGTPVIGATPFKNLWLNTGHGTLGWTMACGSGRYLADLMAGAMPEISGEGLDISRYRRRREPTPRDRYDAARGFAVST from the coding sequence ATGCACGCAATGGTTCTCGGCAGCGGCGTCATTGGCGTAAGCAGCGCGTGGTATCTCTCGCGCGCGGGTTTCGAGGTGACCGTCGTCGATCGCGAACCCGCTCCCGCGCTGGAAACCAGCTTCGCCAACGCGGGACAGATTTCGCCCGGCTACGCGGCGCCGTGGGCCGCGCCGGGCGTGCCCCTGAAGGCGCTGAAATGGCTGTTCTCGCGCGAGGCGCCGCTGGTGATCAAGCCGGGGCTCGATCCACGCCAGTACCTCTGGCTGCTGCAGATGCTGCGCAACTGCACGGCCAGGCGCTACGCGATCAACAAGGCGCGCATGCTGCGGCTGGCGCGCTACAGCACCGAATGCCTCAATGAACTCGCGGACGAACTCGGCCTCGATTACGAAGACCGCAAGCTCGGCACGCTGCAGTTGTTCCGCACGCAAGCGCAACTCGACGACGCCGGCAATGACATCGCCGTGCTGGAACAACACGGCGTGCCGTACGAATTGCTCGACCGTGCCGGCATCGTGAAAGTGGAACCCGCGCTGGCCGGCGTCGTCGACCAGTTCACCGGCGCGCTGCGCCTGCCCGAAGGCCAGACCGGCGACTGCGCGTTGTTCACGCACCTGCTGGCCGAGCGCGCGAAGTCGGAGGGCGTGGTGTTCCGTTTCATGTCCACGGTGGAAGAACTCGCGTGGTCGGGCGATCGCATCACCGGCGCGCGCATCGACGGCAAGCTGGAGCGCGCCGACAAGTTCGTGCTGGCGTTGGGCAGCTACACGCCGCGCCTGCTCGCGCCGCTCGGGATCAAGCTGCCGGTGTATCCGTTGAAGGGTTATTCGTTGACCGTGCCGATCACGAATCCGGCCATGGCGCCGCGGTCGACGGTGCTGGATGAAACGCACAAGATCGCCGTGACCCGTTTCGATGATCGCCTCCGCGCCGGCGGCACCGCGGGCGTGTGCGGCTACGATTTGTCGGAACCGGTGCGACGCAGGACGATGCTGGAAAACGTCGTCGCCGGCTTGTATCCGCAAGGCGGTGACTTGAAGCAGGGCGAATTCTGGGCGGGCCTGCGGCCGGCGACGCCGGACGGCACGCCGGTGATCGGCGCCACGCCTTTCAAGAACCTCTGGCTCAACACCGGCCACGGCACGCTCGGCTGGACGATGGCGTGCGGATCGGGGCGCTATCTTGCGGACTTGATGGCGGGCGCGATGCCCGAGATCAGCGGCGAAGGACTGGACATTTCAAGGTATCGGCGGCGTCGCGAGCCGACGCCGCGTGACCGCTACGACGCCGCGCGTGGCTTCGCCGTTTCGACCTGA
- a CDS encoding gamma-glutamyltransferase translates to MFEQSPRAKAWRRTALAVAITACTTVAVARDTRPAAPDFSHAPAATRAMLEQAKPVTAQHAMVVSDQHYATEAGVHILKEGGNAIDAAVAVGYALAVTQPCCGNIGGGGFMTIHLANGQNLFLNFREKAPAKATANMFLDDKGNVVEGRSTDTYLGIGVPGTVMGLDTALKKYGTMSVAQVIQPAIKLAREGFVLEQGDVDIINDDLEALNKYPESAAVFGHGGKPWKAGERLVQTNLANTLEKIAKGGTDAFYKGPIAKAVVKASDAHGGILSMQDFASYNVEWKKPIQCEYHGYTILSAPPPSSGGTTMCLALNILKPYPLGKWGYASVDFVHYFAEAERRAFATRNTYLGDPDFVKIPMQKLLSPSYAASLRATIKPDKATPSSEIKSFLPSSEGDNTTHYSVMDSHGNAVAVTYTINFLFGIKQIAGDTGFYLNDEMDDFTAKPGASNGAGLVQGKADAVAPGKRPLSSMTPTVVLKDGKPFMVSGSPGSATIISTTMQSIINVVDFGMNMQQAINAPHIHMQWYPDVVYVGPGLLTPQSKQQLEAMGYTLKERDLGVLESILVNPKTGTLEGAADPHRSAGLAAGY, encoded by the coding sequence ATGTTTGAGCAATCCCCTCGCGCGAAAGCATGGCGACGCACCGCGCTGGCGGTCGCAATCACGGCGTGCACCACCGTTGCCGTCGCGCGCGACACCCGTCCCGCCGCGCCCGATTTTTCGCACGCACCCGCCGCAACCCGGGCGATGCTGGAGCAAGCCAAGCCGGTGACGGCGCAGCACGCGATGGTCGTTTCGGACCAGCACTACGCCACCGAAGCGGGCGTGCATATCCTGAAAGAAGGCGGCAACGCGATCGACGCCGCGGTCGCGGTCGGTTACGCGCTGGCGGTGACGCAACCGTGTTGCGGCAACATCGGCGGCGGCGGCTTCATGACCATCCACCTCGCCAATGGGCAAAACCTGTTCCTGAACTTCCGCGAGAAGGCGCCGGCCAAGGCGACGGCGAACATGTTTCTCGACGACAAGGGCAACGTGGTCGAAGGCCGCAGCACCGACACCTATCTCGGCATCGGCGTGCCGGGCACCGTGATGGGCCTGGATACCGCGCTCAAGAAGTACGGCACGATGAGCGTCGCGCAGGTCATCCAGCCCGCGATCAAGCTGGCGCGCGAAGGGTTCGTGCTGGAACAAGGCGACGTCGACATCATCAACGACGACCTCGAAGCGCTCAACAAGTATCCGGAATCGGCCGCGGTGTTCGGCCACGGCGGCAAGCCGTGGAAAGCCGGCGAGCGGCTGGTGCAGACCAATCTCGCCAACACGCTGGAAAAAATCGCCAAAGGCGGCACCGATGCGTTCTACAAGGGCCCTATCGCCAAGGCCGTGGTGAAAGCCAGCGACGCGCACGGCGGCATCCTCAGCATGCAGGACTTCGCCAGCTACAACGTGGAATGGAAGAAGCCGATCCAGTGCGAATACCACGGCTACACCATCCTTTCGGCGCCGCCGCCGAGTTCCGGCGGCACCACGATGTGCCTCGCGCTGAACATCCTGAAGCCCTATCCGCTCGGCAAATGGGGCTACGCCTCGGTCGATTTCGTGCACTACTTCGCGGAAGCCGAGCGCCGCGCCTTCGCGACGCGCAACACGTATCTCGGCGATCCGGATTTCGTGAAGATCCCGATGCAGAAACTGCTGTCGCCGTCCTACGCGGCGTCGCTGCGCGCGACGATCAAACCCGACAAGGCCACGCCGTCGTCCGAGATCAAGAGTTTCCTGCCGTCCAGCGAAGGCGACAACACCACGCACTATTCGGTGATGGACAGCCACGGCAATGCCGTCGCGGTCACCTACACCATCAACTTCCTGTTCGGCATCAAGCAGATCGCCGGCGACACCGGCTTCTATCTCAACGATGAAATGGACGACTTTACGGCCAAACCCGGCGCGTCCAACGGCGCCGGCCTGGTGCAGGGCAAGGCCGACGCGGTCGCGCCCGGCAAGCGCCCGTTGAGTTCGATGACGCCGACCGTGGTGCTGAAGGATGGCAAGCCGTTCATGGTCAGCGGCAGCCCCGGCAGCGCCACCATCATCTCGACCACGATGCAGAGCATCATCAATGTGGTCGATTTCGGCATGAACATGCAGCAGGCGATCAATGCACCGCACATCCACATGCAGTGGTATCCGGATGTCGTGTACGTCGGACCGGGCCTGCTGACGCCGCAGTCGAAGCAACAACTGGAGGCGATGGGCTACACGCTCAAGGAGCGCGACCTCGGCGTGCTGGAATCCATCCTCGTCAACCCGAAGACCGGCACGCTGGAAGGCGCCGCTGATCCGCACCGTTCCGCGGGACTGGCGGCCGGCTATTGA